The sequence below is a genomic window from Chryseobacterium foetidum.
CCAGGATTTAGGGCATAAACCTGATTCTTTGAATGATTGGCATTTTGACTGTCCCAGATACTTGCTGCCGCATACACCGTTCCGTCATTTGCCAGGGCTATTGATGTATAATTAACTACCGCATCGGAAAAATTCGCTGTTCCGACCTGCACCCAGTTGCTGCCGTCAAACTTTTTTACATTGAGCTTTCTGCCATCACCACTTGCCGAAACGTAGGAAATATAAGGTGCGTTGTTACTGTCGAGGGCAAGGTCAATAAAAGAATTATCTGAGGAATAGGCAGTGCCGGCGTTTACACCTCCCACTAAAGTCCAGCTATCTGTACTGCTTGCGTTAGCACTTATTCTGTAGAGTTTCAGACCACTTGCTATCTGCGCAACGTAAATAAAATTATCTGTCCCAACAGCCATTTTCACATAAGTAGAGCCTCCCGCAAAGCCGGTATTTCCAACTTGTTCCCAAACACCGTTTTTATATCTTTTGACCGTACCGGAGGCCAACGAGTGATGAGCAAAAAGATCACCTGTCGCAGAAATAGCCAAAGCCTGATAATTAATCTGTGAAGCTGCAGCATTAGGCAACATAGACCACGCACCATTGCTGAATTTTCTGATTTCCATTCCGGCAGATCCTGCTTGATTACTGTAATAAATACTTCCGGAATTATCCATTGCCATACATCCGTACAGAGCTGTGGTCGTTGTAACACCAGGTGAGCCACCTACATACGACCATGACTGACCGTCAAACTGCTGCACAGATCCTTTGCTTACGCTGGTATCATAGTAAGATAAATAATAGTTTCCTGACGATGTAGCTAAAAGGTTTAACCAGCTTGCTCCGCCTGCAGAAACGGTGTTGGAACTTCCAACGTTTTCCCACTGTCCCTGAGCTTTTGTTTGAAGACCCAGCATTAAAAAACAGGTTGCTGCCACTGCTTTTTTCAAAAATAGAGATTTTTTACCCATATTTATAATTATTAGATTTTAAAAAATAATCCGAAAATTTGTAAAACCGTTAGATATAATAATGCGTAGCATACGGCGAATTACTATTCAGCAAAACTAATAACAAAATGTTGTGAAGGATGATTTTTAAGAGAAAATAATGCGTTGTAAGATACTCATCAGGTACTTTTTTAAACTTAAATATGTTAAAAAGTAAAAAAATAATGTAAAATTGATAATTCTTACTAAATGTATTGCAACAATTCTGTACAATTTCAGGAATGATTTCGAAATAATGATATTTATTAAAATTACACTTATAATTATGAATATTTTAAGGCTTTCAAATTTGATCTATATAGTAATATATATCAACATCCTGAGGAATTTCCAGCTTTTTCCGTAATCTGTACTTTTTATTTTGAACTGTGCGTGTTTCAATAAAAGTGTATTTTGCAATTTCCTTGGTGCTTAATTTAAGTTTCAGCATCGCACAGAATTCTCTTTCTGAAGGCTGAAGCTCGGGGTGCCTTTGTGAAAGATTTGCAGTAAACTCAGGAAATGCCAATTCAAAATTGATGAGAAATGTTGGATCATTTTTGTCTAATAATTCAATCAGCTGTTGAAGAACCTCGGTTGAAGGCCCTGTTTTTTCGTATGAAGTTTCAACGTTAATTATTTGTGCTGACTTTCTTTTTTTTGTAAAATAATACAGTCCAAAAGCACTCAGAATTCCCAGTCCCAAAATTATGTAGAGAAAATACATCGGACTTTTACTTTGTTGATCTTTTTCTTTTGTAAGAACTTTCTGCAAAGAATTGTACTTGCTGTTCATTACTTTTAAATCGTACGCTTCGGCTTTATTCCGGTACAGTTCGGCGCTGTCTTTTTGATTGAGAACTGAATAAATTCTTTGCAGAGGAAGATAAATTTCGTTCAGATTAAGATCTGTCCCGTTGCTTTTGTTGATTTTTAAAGCCTGATGAAAATAATAGATGGCAGACTTAAAATCTTCTTTTTTCTCAAAATAATTTCCGAAAACGGTGTAATTGGTTATTAAATTCCTGTTGTCGGCATCTTTTACCGGCCTTATAGCCAAAGACTTGTCGGCAAACATTTTGGCAGAATCTATATCAATCTGAAGATAAATATTGGCAATGTTCGAATAATTCAGGTATTGAAAAGCATTTCTTTTCTGCTTATCAGGAATCTGCTCGCCGTTTTTGATGACCTGCAGGATTTTTTTAGCAGCCTCTTTTGGTTGCTTTTCATCGAGATAAATGTTGGCAAAACTCCCAAGCACATTGGCTTTGGCAAAGAAAACCTTTTCACTTTTCTGGTCTGCTTTTTCCAAAAGGCCGTAAGCTTCGTTGAGATTTTCAATGGCTCTGTCCGGAAGATTGTTGATAGAATAGGTCTCAGCAAGATAAACATGAGCCATAGATTCAAAATAATAATCCTGATGGTTGGCAGAAACTTTCTTCAGAACTTCAGCCTGTGTGATAAGGCTGTCTGTGAGATTTTTGCTGTAAAAATACCGGCATT
It includes:
- a CDS encoding LuxR C-terminal-related transcriptional regulator, whose protein sequence is MNLPQAIKILFFSGCFLFLSTIVQGQKNNSAAELNRRLDENAKLYRDNIDKAFQQLPALLKLSRVLKDGKAEMKILDRKCRYFYSKNLTDSLITQAEVLKKVSANHQDYYFESMAHVYLAETYSINNLPDRAIENLNEAYGLLEKADQKSEKVFFAKANVLGSFANIYLDEKQPKEAAKKILQVIKNGEQIPDKQKRNAFQYLNYSNIANIYLQIDIDSAKMFADKSLAIRPVKDADNRNLITNYTVFGNYFEKKEDFKSAIYYFHQALKINKSNGTDLNLNEIYLPLQRIYSVLNQKDSAELYRNKAEAYDLKVMNSKYNSLQKVLTKEKDQQSKSPMYFLYIILGLGILSAFGLYYFTKKRKSAQIINVETSYEKTGPSTEVLQQLIELLDKNDPTFLINFELAFPEFTANLSQRHPELQPSEREFCAMLKLKLSTKEIAKYTFIETRTVQNKKYRLRKKLEIPQDVDIYYYIDQI
- a CDS encoding T9SS type A sorting domain-containing protein, which codes for MKKAVAATCFLMLGLQTKAQGQWENVGSSNTVSAGGASWLNLLATSSGNYYLSYYDTSVSKGSVQQFDGQSWSYVGGSPGVTTTTALYGCMAMDNSGSIYYSNQAGSAGMEIRKFSNGAWSMLPNAAASQINYQALAISATGDLFAHHSLASGTVKRYKNGVWEQVGNTGFAGGSTYVKMAVGTDNFIYVAQIASGLKLYRISANASSTDSWTLVGGVNAGTAYSSDNSFIDLALDSNNAPYISYVSASGDGRKLNVKKFDGSNWVQVGTANFSDAVVNYTSIALANDGTVYAAASIWDSQNANHSKNQVYALNPGATAWNKLGGTVISEAAATYNELAVDSNNKVVLAYVDNGVKVKRFTSSLLSVQDYKKSNIEIYPNPATDYIFVKGNEKITGAEIFTTSGQLIKPSFDTESVTVSQLKRGNYILKLKLSDGSEHTQKILKK